A window of the Nocardia sp. NBC_01329 genome harbors these coding sequences:
- a CDS encoding serine hydrolase produces MRYPQLTGAAPRVAAPATVLAAAAILFAGVPSGMPSADAVPHAHTQGCANGFDCDLAARVESVNSYLDTRPGVTGYVLRDRQTGAVYASPHAEDMVWTASTIKLAIASDLLNRARVGAITLPPEDRRLMEQMMSTSNDQATDILWNKHSGFDGQAFNNAFRANGMTSLRPEPSPNGRPNWGFQKTTAADLDRLMSNVLDRMHPDDRGYLLDLMRRVDSNQHWGVWGAGAAMRPGLKNGWSEEQGGWVVNSVGFAGPGERYTLAIMTAMNNEGGYQDGAETDTTVAEKLLSGR; encoded by the coding sequence GTGCGTTACCCCCAGCTCACCGGTGCGGCTCCCCGCGTGGCCGCACCCGCCACTGTCCTGGCCGCCGCCGCGATCCTGTTCGCCGGTGTGCCCTCCGGTATGCCCTCGGCCGATGCCGTCCCGCATGCCCACACCCAAGGTTGCGCGAACGGATTCGATTGCGATCTGGCCGCCCGTGTCGAGTCCGTGAACTCGTACCTCGACACCCGCCCGGGAGTGACCGGTTACGTCCTGAGAGACCGGCAGACCGGCGCGGTGTACGCGAGTCCGCATGCCGAGGATATGGTGTGGACCGCATCCACCATCAAACTCGCCATCGCCTCTGATCTGCTCAATCGCGCCCGCGTCGGCGCGATCACGTTGCCGCCGGAGGACCGTCGGCTCATGGAGCAGATGATGTCCACCTCCAACGACCAGGCCACCGACATCCTGTGGAACAAGCATTCCGGCTTCGACGGCCAAGCGTTCAACAACGCGTTCCGGGCGAACGGAATGACCAGTCTCCGGCCCGAGCCTTCGCCCAACGGCCGTCCCAACTGGGGTTTCCAGAAGACGACCGCCGCGGATCTGGATCGGCTCATGTCGAATGTACTGGACCGGATGCACCCCGACGATCGCGGCTACCTGCTCGATCTCATGCGCCGGGTCGATTCCAATCAGCACTGGGGCGTATGGGGGGCCGGCGCGGCCATGCGGCCGGGCCTGAAGAACGGCTGGTCCGAGGAGCAGGGCGGCTGGGTGGTGAACTCGGTCGGTTTCGCCGGACCGGGAGAGCGCTACACGCTGGCGATCATGACAGCGATGAACAACGAGGGCGGCTACCAGGACGGGGCCGAAACCGATACGACCGTCGCCGAGAAGCTGCTGTCCGGACGCTGA